One genomic segment of Belonocnema kinseyi isolate 2016_QV_RU_SX_M_011 chromosome 2, B_treatae_v1, whole genome shotgun sequence includes these proteins:
- the LOC117182782 gene encoding uncharacterized protein LOC117182782, with the protein MWDQVTLSSQKGDEKYQTNVYNAYMKEYGTWCEAYDKKKKLLRVPESKLENTCEKCARIFKNKSDLNWHKRVICGVTPQIRCNLCDKRFKRNPNLQRHIFQVHQQTNFEPLQKKYDCDKCSGSYKWAITVRDVAFQEALLAAVKHQYEIVHKTNTNSGKTIQVPAYYLQPAPNMREISPNCGFYLPEDTIAYINVTAENAAQNSDTEKWRIITREVLLEVYGNTLANYSATGKRGGRQSINPMLFKGLFEWANRAAAGMLPKKKFITHINKTAANKRKYQKTSTNGASSPSRENGQKKSKTGTTVTKSTHAESLRTASNSKDQYATEELHFPEKEISRDFENLPVFKTEPETGLASDVWNSDGHVPSYDHYMDSTRRFHSSDSTRDPYTDPTMAPYYEPDTMPAFPGTQDLDKEWIPLKK; encoded by the exons ATGTGGG atCAAGTGACACTTAGTAGCCAGAAGGGTGATGAGAAATATCAGACAAATGTTTATAACGCATATATGAAGGAATATGGCACATGGTGCGAGGCAtatgataaaaagaaaaaattgctgaGAGTCCCGGAATCAAAACTGGAAAACACATGCGAGAAGTGTGcacgaatctttaaaaataaatctgatttAAATTGGCATAAAAGAGTAATATGCGGTGTCACACCACAGATCAGATGCAACTTGTGCGACAAACGATTTAAACGTAATCCTAACCTTCAGCGTCATATATTTCAGGTGCATCAGCAAACTAACTTCGAGCCACTGCAAAAGAAGTATGATTGCGACAAATGTTCTGGAAGTTACAAATGGGCAA tTACAGTGAGAGACGTAGCCTTCCAAGAAGCTTTATTAGCAGCCGTGAAACATCAGTATGAAATAGTACATAAAACGAATACAAATTCTGGTAAAACTATCCAG gTCCCTGCCTACTACCTGCAACCTGCACCAAATATG CGTGAAATATCGCCGAACTGTGGGTTTTATTTACCAGAAGACACAATTGCATATATAAACGTCACAGCAGAGAATGCAGCTCAAAATTCAGATACAGAAAAATGGAGGATTATTACAAGAGAGGTCCTGCTAGAAGTATATGGAAACACTTTAGCTAACTATTCGGCCACGGGAAAACGAGGAGGGCGACAGAGCATAAATCCTATGTTATTTAAAGGATTATTTG AATGGGCTAATCGAGCAGCCGCGGGTATGcttcccaaaaaaaaatttataacgcaTATTAACAAAACTGCTGCGAACAAAAGGAAGTATCAGAAGACGTCCACAAATGGAGCTTCAAGTCCTTCTAGAGAAAACGGGCAAAAGAAAA GCAAAACGGGGACAACTGTAACCAAAAGCACGCATGCAGAAAGTTTACGTACAGCATCGAACAGCAAGGACCAATATGCAACCGAAGAGTTGCATTTTCCAGAGAAAGAAATAAGCAGAGACTTTGAGAATCTTCCTGTATTTAAAACAGAACCGGAAACAG GACTTGCCAGTGACGTTTGGAACAGCGATGGACATGTCCCTAGTTACGATCATTATATGGACTCAACCAGGAGATTTCATTCAAGCGACTCAACCAGGGATCCTTATACGGACCCGACCATGGCTCCGTATTATGAACCAGACACAATGCCGGCATTTCCAGGAACTCAAGATTTAGACAAAGAGTGGATACCGCTTAAAAAATAA
- the LOC117182783 gene encoding GDNF-inducible zinc finger protein 1-like translates to MIFPSERYQPEEKYLANASDINSNAKFLICIIEYENDTTLEIKEEIIEGQEIVAGPTYDKKYDINLHSAHISEANIYGGRNKLPTREKRKVPESKLEKHHKREKQFLYFLFGKCIDITEGVNYTASQKKKRLDRGKHLLSEVSGIAESGSMVRLTPSGQNQGQVKVKMRKKLWNQRVPLLQDVFGVGQQSTSSSTKNFKTDSKKSTARKDSELHTVRPSGHFLGFETVFVKPESETHSLICEGNPLDVKSMATKTSSSNSDDKTSTYIIEYDPDTSLDIKEEIIEVQETIAGQKCDEKYETKLRVTDVCDAKKKLLTREKQTIQKSKLENKYTCKKCARTYKRKALLNRHQKFECNVIPQFGCDLCDKRFKRNVHLRQHIVRVHDKTNIKALQRKYNCNKCSRSYSSSDSLTFHIRLEHAAVKPQFICDICGYKTKRKPSLSRHILAQHLGFAKSKYSQQSTSSSPKNSDDKSLTCMIEYEHATTLEIKEELVEGQETVAGQKRDEKYETKLHALHIRQADICGAKKKLPTRKKQKVQESQIEKNYKCEKCARSYENKSRLIRHKKFECDILPKFKCDFCDKRFKLYPNLQRHIFQVHQQTNFEPPQKKYDCDKCSRSYKWSSDLNRHKRLDHEGVKRQFICAYCSWKSKQKAHLSQHIISKHLNIL, encoded by the exons ATGATATTCCCTTCCGAAAGATATCAGCCAGAAGAAAAATATCTAGCTAATGCTTCTGACATTAATTCTAATGCTAAGTTCTTAATTTGCATAATTGAATACGAGAATGACACAACTTTGGAAATAAAGGAAGAAATCATCGAAG GTCAAGAGATAGTTGCAGGTCCGACGtatgataaaaaatatgatataaattTACATTCCGCACATATTAGTGAAGCTAATATTTATGGTGGTAGAAACAAGTTGCCGACCCGTGAGAAACGGAAAGTTCCGGAATCGAAACTAGAAAAGCATCACAAACGCGAGAA GCAATTCCTctattttctatttggaaaatgtATAGATATAACAGAAGGCGTAAATTACACagcttcacaaaaaaaaaaacgattggaTCGGGGAAAGCATCTACTCTCAGAAGTTTCTGGGATCGCTGAATCTGGGTCCATGGTCAGATTGACCCCATCAGGTCAGAACcaaggtcaagtgaaggtcaaaatgagaaaaaaactatGGAATCAACGTGTGCCACTACTTCAAGATGTTTTTGGAGTTG GTCAGCAGAGCACTTCAAGTAGCACCAAGAATTTCAAGACTGATTCGAAGAAATCAACAGCAAGAAAGGATAGTGAACTACATACTGTTCGTCCCTCTGGTCACTTTTTGGGATTTGAAACAGTGTTTGTCAAACCCGAAAGTGAAACGCACAGTCTTATTTGTGAAGGAAATCCATTAGACGTAAAGTCTATGGCTACTAAAACTTCTTCTTCCAATTCTGATGATAAGACGTCGACTTATATTATTGAATATGACCCTGACACATCTTTGGATATAAAGGAAGAAATCATCGAAG ttcaagagACAATCGCAGGGCAGAAATGTGATGAAAAATATGAGACTAAATTAAGAGTAACTGATGTTTGTGATGCTAAGAAAAAGTTGTTGACCCGTGAGAAGCAGACAATTCAGAAATCGAAACTGGAAAATAAATACACATGTAAGAAGTGTGCACGAACCTATAAAAGAAAAGCTCTGTTGAATCGTCATCAAAAATTCGAATGCAATGTCATACCGCAGTTCGGATGTGACTTATGCGACAAACGGTTTAAGCGGAATGTGCACCTTCGACAGCATATAGTTCGCGTACATGATAAAACCAACATAAAGGCATTacaaagaaaatataattgtaaCAAATGTTCTCGAAGTTACAGTTCCTCAGATTCATTAACTTTTCATATACGCTTAGAACATGCGGCAGTCAAACCACAATTTATTTGCGATATTTGTGGTTACAAAACTAAACGCAAACCTAGCTTGTCAAGACATATTTTGGCTCAACATCTCGGCTTTGCAAAATCAAAATACA GCCAGCAGAGTACTTCAAGTAGCCCCAAGAATTCTGATGACAAGTCTTTGACTTGCATGATTGAATATGAACATGCCACAACTTTGGAAATAAAGGAAGAACTCGTCGAAG GTCAAGAGACAGTTGCAGGCCAGAAACGTGATGAAAAATATGAGACAAAATTGCATGCCCTACATATAAGGCAGGCTGATATTTGTGGTGCTAAGAAAAAGTTGCCTACCCGTAAGAAACAGAAAGTTCAGGAATCGCAAATAGAAAAGAATTATAAATGCGAAAAGTGTGCGCGAAGCTATGAAAATAAATCTCGTTTGATTCGCcataaaaaattcgaatgcgACATCCTACCGAAGTTCAAATGTGACTTCTGCGACAAACGATTTAAACTGTATCCTAACCTTCAGCGTCATATATTTCAGGTGCATCAGCAAACTAACTTCGAGCCACCGCAAAAGAAGTATGATTGCGACAAATGTTCTCGAAGTTACAAATGGTCAAGTGATTTAAATCGACATAAACGTTTAGATCATGAAGGAGTCAAACGACAATTTATATGCGCTTATTGTTCTTGGAAATCGAAACAAAAAGCTCATTTGTCACAGcatattatttcaaaacatctcAATATTCTATAA
- the LOC117182784 gene encoding zinc finger protein with KRAB and SCAN domains 5-like produces the protein MLVYLDQSSASTNIKNLKSYSKKSAERPDGKARSVLHTGQYLGFETVFVKPEIEEHSLICEGNPLDVKSMATKILSHKSDGKISTCMIEYDQDAKLEIKEEIIQVQETVAGQKSDEKYQPKMYTAYVREADIFAGKKKLPAHTKQKVQGSKLEKNYRCEKCGRSYKNKSDLNRHKRFECGVIPQFACHFCAKQFKLNSNLRQHIVRMHQKTKQKASHTKYNYN, from the exons ATGTTAGTGTATCTGG ATCAATCGAGTGCTTCAACTAACATCAAGAATTTGAAAAGTTATTCAAAGAAATCAGCAGAAAGACCAGATGGTAAAGCACGTTCTGTTCTTCACACTGGTCAATATTTGGGATTTGAAACTGTGTTTGTGAAACCCGAAATTGAAGAGCACAGTCTTATTTGTGAAGGAAATCCATTGGACGTAAAATCTATGGCTACTAAAATTTTGTCTCATAAATCTGATGGCAAGATTTCAACGTGCATGATTGAATATGACCAGGACGCAAAGTTGGAAATAAAGGAAGAAATCATCCAAG ttcaagagaCAGTTGCAGGCCAGAAGAGTGAtgaaaaatatcaaccaaaaatgtatacGGCATATGTGAGGGAAGCTGATATTTTTGCTGGTAAGAAAAAATTACCAGCCCATACGAAGCAGAAAGTTCAGGGATCGAAACTGGAAAAGAATTACAGATGCGAAAAGTGTGGACGAAgctataaaaataaatctgattTGAATCGTCATAAAAGATTTGAATGCGGTGTCATACCACAGTTTGCATGCCACTTCTGCGCCAAGCAATTTAAACTGAATTCAAATCTTCGACAGCATATAGTTCGCATGCATCAGAAAACGAAACAAAAGGCTTCgcatacaaaatataattataactaA
- the LOC117167538 gene encoding zinc finger protein 81-like has product MATKLSSDNSDDKTLNCMIEYDQDTTLEIKEENTQGQATAVGQKFDEQYETNLQTAHIGEADISGAQKQFPSLKKQKVQESKLEKNYTCEKCARSYKNKPHLNRHQKFECGVLPQFICTFCDKRFKRNLHLQQHIVRVHNKTNIRASQTKYNCDKCSRSYSSSDALTFHIRLEHTAVKPQFICDICGYKTKRKPSLSRHISSIHLGCTRSRHTKRRLQN; this is encoded by the exons ATGGCTACTAAACTTTCGTCTGACAATTCTGATGACAAGACTTTAAATTGCATGATTGAATATGATCAGGACACAACTTTGGAAATAAAGGAAGAAAACACCCAAG GTCAAGCGACAGCTGTAGGTCAGAAATTTGATGAACAATACGAGACAAACTTGCAAACCGCACATATTGGGGAAGCTGATATTAGTGGAGCTCAGAAACAGTTCCCAAGCCTTAAAAAGCAGAAAGTTCAGGAATCAAAACTAGAAAAGAATTACACATGTGAGAAGTGTGCACGAAGCTATAAAAATAAACCTCATCTGAATCGTCATCAAAAATTCGAGTGCGGTGTCCTACCACAGTTCATATGTACCTTCTGTGACAAACGGTTTAAACGGAATCTACACCTTCAACAGCATATAGTTCGCGTACATAATAAAACCAACATAAGAGCATCGCAAACAAAGTATAATTGTGACAAATGTTCTCGAAGTTACAGTTCCTCAGACGCCTTAACATTTCATATACGTTTAGAACATACAGCAGTCAAACCCCAATTTATTTGCGATATTTGTGGTTACAAAACTAAACGCAAACCTAGCTTGTCAAGACATATTTCTTCAATACATCTCGGCTGTACGCGGTCAAGGCACACAAAGCGccgtcttcaaaattga